GCCTGCGATTAATATTGCGCGGGCGCGCAATCGCCTTGCCAAATTGTGACGGTTAGTAAATGGGCCAAATGCCAGGCGTCGCCAGTTCAATGAGATTATCGTCCGGATCACGAAAATAAATGCTCTGGCCGCCGCGTTCCCAGCGGATTCGACTTTCGATGGGTACTTCGTGCTGCGCCAAGTGTTCTTCCCAGTGCGACAGCTCTTGTGCTGTGCATGCAAATGCCAAATGCAAGGAGCCCGTGCCATCGTGCGGGGGCAGCACATCGCCGGCCAGTGGAATAGGTTCGACCGAAGCCCCGCGCTGAAAGATCAACAACACTTGCTTCTCGTCGACGGACAGCGCGCACAGCCGATCGTCGGTAAACATTCGGTGAAAGCCAAATAAGCTTTCATAAAAATGGGCCGCCCGATTTACGTCGGCCACATACAGCGAAGTTTCTAAAACGCCTGTGATTTTTGGCATAGGGAGCGAATGCGTGCGGCAGCGCGAAAATCAATAACGGTAAGCGAAGGCTCTATCGTAAGACGCCTGCGCGCAGATTTCTATCGCAAATTCTTGCTCAATTGGCGAACCCCGGCCGGGCGGAGTTGTCTCTTGCTGCAACAAATGGATTTTTCCAAGAGGGCGAGCGCAGAGCCATGTTGCTGTTCATTACCGGTTATTTAACCGGTACATTATTTACTGCCTACCTATTTCTCGGTGCCGATCGGTCGCGGCGGTCCGATCCGACCGATCACGCACAAGCACATGCGCAACGGTGGAAATACCAGCGTCCTTTGCCACCCCTGTAACGGGATTAAGGTCGCGGGCAGGTGCTTGACGCGCTGCCAGACCGGTCTTGCGCAATCCCGTTTTATCCGTTTTTAACGAAAAACTGCGTCACATTTTGCTTTCGGCATTCGGTTTGCGGGGAAGTCTCACAGCCCTGTGCGAAAGCGAGGTGACGTATGCAGATTCGAGAAATCGACGACAACATTGTTCAAGTGCTAGTGCCACATCGTGATCCGGTTCTGCAGTTTTTCGCGGTCGAAAAAGCTTGGTACGCTACTGACGATGACCGAGTGCTGGGCACGGTCATTTATCACCGTTGCAACAATTCCTGGGCTTATGTAGTTTTGTGCACCGATGAACGGGGCTTGTTTCGTTGGGTTGCCGGCGATGTAAAACTTTCCAGCCGGCAAGCGGCGAAGGAACAATTGCATGCCGAAATGCAACGGATTGCCGAGAGCGAGCATACCGCGTTTGAACGGCCGA
This region of Pirellulales bacterium genomic DNA includes:
- a CDS encoding VOC family protein, which translates into the protein MPKITGVLETSLYVADVNRAAHFYESLFGFHRMFTDDRLCALSVDEKQVLLIFQRGASVEPIPLAGDVLPPHDGTGSLHLAFACTAQELSHWEEHLAQHEVPIESRIRWERGGQSIYFRDPDDNLIELATPGIWPIY